One genomic segment of Hordeum vulgare subsp. vulgare chromosome 2H, MorexV3_pseudomolecules_assembly, whole genome shotgun sequence includes these proteins:
- the LOC123430209 gene encoding DEAD-box ATP-dependent RNA helicase 3-like translates to MLSEHAFKRLGLGAGSDDEDEDGYGSDLEGPAAVEGDKDDLAISRPELPAQLVATLEKRGITHLFPIQGFVFDGSLELQLRLPRSLAFVLPWRVIQCEQEGAEESNARFAWASLVLRGRSAYHLRKELANRLGVAMDVSNLVMCVRAGRGGRTGAGPPPGGHRTRGCR, encoded by the exons ATGCTCAGTGAGCATGCCTTCAAGCGCCTCGGGCTTGGCGCCGGcagcgacgacgaggatgaggacggATACGGGAGCGAcctggaggggcccgccgccgTGGAGGGGGACAAGGATGATCTCGCCATTTCCAGGCCCGAGCTCCCCGCCCAGCTCGTCGCCACCCTCGAGAAGCGTGGAATTACCCACCTATTCCCCATCCAG GGCTTCGTATTTGATGGTTCTTTGGAACTGCAGCTCCGCCTTCCTAGAAGCCTTGCCTTCGTGTTGCCGTGGAGGGTGATACAGTGCGAGCAGGAGGGCGCCGAGGAGTCCAATGCCCGCTTCGCCTGGGCATCACTAGTACTCAGGGGCAGGTCCGCATACCACCTGAGGAAGGAGCTGGCCAACCGGCTGGGTGTCGCCATGGATGTCTCCAACCTCGTCATGTGTGTCCGAGCAG GCCGAGGCGGTCGGACTGGGGCTGGGCCGCCGCCTGGAGGACACCGTACTAGGGGCTGCCGCTAG